The Rhodopirellula halodulae genome includes the window CGGTGGTGTTTCGTTGGCCATGAGCGAAGACGTCACGGTGACCTACGCAACGGTCGCGGGACGTTTCGCGGATGAGCCAGCCGGCACGACTTCGCAAGGTTACATGCACTCGATCGTCACCGACGTGACGTTGACCGATCAATTGCAATACGTCTTGCAGTCGGACTACATCGACGCAGAGGACGGCAACGGTGGCAACTTCAAAGAAACCTACGGCCTGAACAACTACCTGATCTACACGGTCAGCGATTGCTTGGCACTGGGAAGCCGCTTCGAGTGGTACGACGCCGACGCGGGTGTCTTCAACGGCAACGTCGACGTCTACGCATTGACCTTGGGTGCCAACGTGAAGCCTCACGCCAACCTTTTGATCCGTCCCGAAATTCGCTGGGACTGGGCCGACGGTGCGGACGTGACCGGCATCTTGGAAAACGACGACGACGAACAAACCACGTTCGGTATCGACACGATCTTCTTGTTCTAAGCAGATCTTCGAAGGCCCGAACGGGTCGCCCTGAAAACAAAAAGATCTTGCTGGTTCAAACGAGCCAGCAAGATCTTTGTCGTTTCGATCGATTCGTTTCTCAGCTTAGAAAACGTCAGACTTTGACTTCGACGCTGAGGTCGCTCGCACCGGAGTAGCGTTGACGGATGGGCTCGATCACCGCTTCCATGAACTCGTCGACTTGTTGCGGCGCGCGTCCAACATAGGCGGCTGGGTCCAAGGCCGCGTCCAGGTCGATGCCGGCGAAATTCTCGTCGCCTTTCAAACGTTCCAGCAAATCATTGTCGCGAGCGTTTTGCTTGACTTCCAACGCCGCGGCTTGGCTGTGAACTCGGATCTGCTCATGCAAGTCTTGGCGATCGCCGCCGGCGGCCACAGCTTGCATCAGAATATTTTCGGTCGCCATGAATGGCAGTTCTGCGTTCAGGTTTTTCGCGATGGTTGCGGGGTAGACCACCATGCCGTCGGCAACGTTTTGCATCAGGACTAGCGCCGCATCGATCGCCAGGAACGCTTGCGGAATGACCAGGCGGCGGTTGGCACTGTCGTCGAGTGTGCGTTCCATCCACTGCGTGGCGGCGGTCATCGCGGGGCTGCTTTGCAAGCTCATCACAAACCGACCAAGAGCGCAGATTCGCTCACTTCGCATCGGGTTGCGTTTGTAGGCCATTGCCGAGCTGCCGATTTGTTTCTTTTCAAACGGTTCTTCGACTTCTTTGCGACCGGCGAGCAGCCGAATGTCCGTCGCGATTTTATGCAGACTCTGCCCGATGCCCGACAAAGCATCCAGCAATTGAGCGTCGACTTTGCGCGGATACGTTTGCCCCGTCACCGCGTAGACCGAATCGAAAGAGAGCTTCTCAGCGACACGTTTCTCCAATTCGCGGACCTTGGCTTGGTCGCCGGAGAACAGTTCAAGGAAGCTGGCTTGCGTTCCAGTGGTTCCCTTGGCCGAACGAGCACGAAGCATCTCCAGGCGATGTTCGATTGCTTCGAGATCGAGGACCAGGTCATAAATCCACAAACAAGCTCGCTTGCCAACCGTCGTTGGTTGGGCGGGTTGGAAGTGAGTGAAGGCGAGGCAGGGCAGGTCACGGTGTTCGGCCGCGAATTTGGCCATTTGGTCGATCGTCGCCGCCAGTCGTTTAGCTGTCAGTTCCAATGCTTCGCGAATGAGCAACAGATCGGCATTGTCGGTCACGAAGCAACTGGTGGCGCCCAGGTGAATGATCCCGCGAGCATCCGGGCACTGGTCCCCGTAGGCGTGCACGTGTGCCATCACGTCATGCCGCAATTCGCGTTCGTATTTCGCCGCAGCATCGAGGTTTAGCGTGTTTTCAAATTCTTTTAGCTGAGCGATTTGAGCGTCGGTGATTGAGATGCCAAGTTCCTGCTCGGCTTCCGCCAAGGCAATCCAGACCTTTCGCCAAGATGCAAAACGCCGCTGCGGCCCCCAATGAAACGCCATTTCTCTTGACGCGTAACGCTCAATCAGGGGGTTTTGGTACGGGGTTTCCTGCGATTCGGTCATATTGGTCTCTTTCGGGGGCACAAATCAGGCGATGGAAGGTGACATCGGCATTTCGGCCCGAAATGGAAGGGTTTACGATATCGGCCGGTTGAGCCGATTATGTCGAGACGAGGGCTCAAGTGAAATCCGACGGTTTCAGACGGATCTTGAATGAATTTTCAACGGGTGCAAGTGGCGGACAAGCGAGTGATCAATCCCACACCAACATATTTACGCAACATCGTCGATCGACCGAGGACCCGCGATGGAGTGGTGCTCCAATTGATGGCAGCGGCATTCACGCTGTGTCTGTTTGGATCACAACTGAACGCTCAAGAAGCAGAAACAGACGCCGCCGTGGAAGCCTCCGAGACCGAGCGTCCTGTTTTGATGACCGCGTTGAAGTTGCTGCCCGATACCGCGGCCGGCATTGTTCGCATTCCGAATCTCACGGTCCTGTGTGACTCCTGGCAAAAGACAACTCTGTCCGGCATCACGGACGATCCCGCGATGAAACCGTTGATCGAAGCCAACTTCGGCAGCCAAGGTGCCGTGTGGGAAAAGCTGGGTGACAAGGTTGGATTGCGTCCCAAAGAAATCTATGAAATCGCCACCGGCGAAGTGATCGCCGTTTGGTTGCCGTTTGAAAATGACAATCGACGCCCATCGTCGGTCTGCGTTGTCGCGGACATTCGTGGGAAACACGCGGAAGCCGAAAAGGTGCTCGCACGTGTCGATCAAGATTTGAAGGCCGATGGAGCCACCCGCGAAGATGTCACCCGAGGCGGAGAGACGGTCCGTATTTATCGACCCAAGACGCGACCGGGCCAATTGAAGATTGAACAAGTCGTCGTGTCGTTGACCGACGATCGTTTGATCGCCTCGGATCGCGATTCGGTCATTTTTGAAGTGCTTGATGCGATCGAAAACGACGGACGCGACGATTCGCTCGACAAGGCTCCGTTGTTGCGAACGGTTTGGAAACAAGCTCTGTCTCGCAGTGACATTGAGCAAGAAGGCTCGCAGGTGGAATGGTTCGTCAAGCCGTTGACCATGGGCCGCATCATTCGCGATGTCGCCAAGGTCGATCGAGGCAACAAGGTTCGGATTTTGAATCTGCTCGAAAACCAAGGTTTCGACGCGTTGCAAGCCGCCGGTGGGATCGTGGTTGTCGGTCAAGGCAAATTCGACTTGCTGCACCGTGGCTACGTTCATGCTCCACCAGTGACCGACAAACCCAGTCGCTACCGTTTGGCTGCACGGATGTTGCAGTTCCCCAACACCAAGTTGGATGAAATCCCTGCCTGGGTCCCAGCCAACACCGCCAGCGTTTCGCGAATCAATTGGAAGATTGAAGAAGCATTCTGGGCCGCGGAAACACTCGTCGATGAAGCCTTTGACAATGAAATCTTTCGTCCCAGTATCGAAGGAATTCGTGACGACGAAGAAGGCCCCCAGATCGACATTGAAAACAATGTGCTGCCGAATTTGTCAGAACACTTGTTGCTGCTAACCGACAACACGCTACCGGCGACGGTCAATTCCGAACGGGTGTTGGTGGCAATCGAAGTTCGTGATGCGAAAGCGATCGGAACCGCGGTTCGCAAAGCGATGGAAGTCGAACCTGACGTGTTTCAAGTCGACACCGTTCCGGGCGTCGAGATTTGGCAAGTCAAACATGGCAGCGGTGAAGACGAACTGGATGACGAGTTCTTCGATGACCTTGGTTTTGAAGAAGAAATTGACGAACAACAAGCTCCGATCCTGAACACTTGGGCCATCGCGATGGTGCCGGCCGGAAAAGGATCAACCAAGCCTCATCTGGTCTTCAGCAGCCATGTGGACCTGTTGGTGGACGTGGCCAAACGCATGCAAAGCGGCCAAGGCGAAAAGTTGGCTGACTTGGACGAGGTCAAAGACCTGTTGCAGATGACTCGCGACATGGGTGCCGATGAAGTCGCGTTCCAACGAGTGGTACGACTGCGTCAATCGCTTCGTGCGAAGTACGAACTGCAACGTCAGGGCGAATTGAAAAACAGCGATTCTGTTTTGGCGTCTTTGGTTCGTCGCATGTTTGAAGACGATGAAGCCGAATCAGACGAGCCGATCGAACGTCTAAACGTTGGCAAGTGGCCCGCGTTTTCGGAAGTCGAAAAATACTTTCGCAATGCATTCGGCTTTGTCGAGACCACCGACTCGGGCTGGAACCTGAACGGTTTCCTGTTGAAGTGAGCGACTCGCCAAAACGCTGATTCAGCTTAACGCTGGATCAGCGATTTCGTTCTCGGCGAATCCTTTGGCTCGCAACAAGCACGCATCGCATTGGCCGCAGGGCCGTGCGTCTTCACCGGCGCCTTGCGGGTCGTAACACGACAGGGTTTGTGAGTAGTCCACGCCGAGTTCGATGCCGCGTTGGATGATCTCGGCTTTTGTCCAATGCAACAGCGGTGTGTGGATGGACAGCGATTGCTCGTCTTCCACCCCGGCTTTTGTTGCCAACCGTGCCATCGTTTGAAAAGCATCGATGAACTCGGGACGGCAATCGGGATAGCCGCTGTAGTCCAACGCATTGACGCCGATGAAGATGTCACGGGACCCCAGCACTTCCGCGACGGCCAACGCGTACGACAAGAAAATCGTGTTGCGAGCCGGGACATAGGTCACCGGAATATCGCCCGCGATTTTGTCAACGTGATCGGATTTCGGAACGGCAATGGATGAGTCCACGAGCGCCGATCCACCAAGCTGCGCGAGATCAATGTCGATGATCCGATGCGACGCCACTTGCATCAATTGAGCCTGCTTGGCCGCGCGGTCCAGCTCGCCATTGTGACGTTGCCCATATCGAAAGCTGATCGCATGGACCTCGAAACCTTGGTCTCGCGCGATTGCCACGCAGGTGGCACTGTCCAAGCCACCTGAAAGCAAGATCACGGCTCGCGGTGCGTTGGTTGAATCGACACCGTTGATCATGATTGACCTTTCCAAAGTTTTCGTCCGATAGATGGGTGGTAATTGGTCCAGTTACCGTCCGCCGCCACGTCCGATTCGATGATCGAAGTGTAAGACGCGAGTTTCGCGTCGAGGTTATCAATGTGGTTCAATGCAATCGCCTCGAGCGTCACTGGGATCTTGGGACTGCCGTATTCTTGCAATCCATGATGGCTGACGACCAAGTGTTCCAGTTGATGACGTAGTTCGGTTGGGAATGTGTTTCCACTGGCGGATTCCGTTTCGGCAATTTTCTCGTTCAACCGCTGCACGCCGATGACGATGTGACCCACCAATTGGCCTCGATCGGTGTAGCTGATCTCGCCGCTGGACTTCAGTTCGTCGATCTTGCCTAAGTCGTGCAGGAACGCGCCCACCATCAACAGATCGGTGTCCAAGTTCCCGTAGCGTGGGGAAATCAGTCGAACCAATTCCATCATGTTGACCGTGTGCTCCAGCAATCCACCTGGATAGGCGTGATGGTTGGTAACCGCCGCCGCGGCTAGCTGGAACGATTGCAGGAATGCCTCATCTTTCAAATATGTTTGCACCAACGCATCCAGATGCGGATGAGAGATCGTCGCCAACAATTCGCGTAGACGGGTCAGGTTCGATTCGGCTTGATCCGCGTCAAAGCGATCGAAATCGCTGGAGTCCACCTCGGCCGGATCCATTCGCTGGATTTCGGTGACGATCATCTGCAACGCACCGTTGTGAATCTGCGTCCGTCCGCTGCAGTGGATAAAGTCGCCACGGTCAAACGTGTCGAATGTGGTCTCGTCGGCATTCCACATCATGCCGACGATCGTGCCGGATCGATCCGATAATTTCAGCAGAATGTATTTGCCGCCCTGGCGATTGACCCGCAACTGTTTGTCGGCAGCTTGGAACGACTGGGCGAGTGTTTGCCCATCAGAGAGGTCTTGAATCGCGGATCGTGACACGAGCTTGGCCGGTTGAGAGTTGCGGAGCAGGGCAGGGCGGCGAAGTTGACAAGGGCCGCGCCTTCAAAAACGTCCGTCAGGGATGAACGTTTGGCAATCGTATCAGGACACGCTCGGGATTCCATGCCCGATCCATCAAGGCATCCCGTGACTGATTCTCTTCAGCGGCGTAGCACCGTGGAGGGGCAGGGCTCAGATGCGATTGGGCCCCGATCAATTGCGACCCGAGGTGGCACCGTTTAATCTGCGGTGTTGGACTCTTTCACGCCAGTTTCGGCACCGGCCGATTCGCCGGAGGGTCATCTATGCCACCATAAGCTCCCGCCGAAAATGACCGAACCGTCGTCCGTACCGAATGCCGCGCCCGAAACGTCGGGTGACTTGCCGGACACGCTGGGCAGCATTGGCCCCTACCGGTTGATGGAGTTGCTGGGCAAAGGCGGGATGGGCGAGGTGTATCGCGCCGAAGACACGCGACTGCAACGCACGGTCGCGTTGAAGGTCATGAACGAGCGATTTTCGAAATCGCCCAATAGCCGCAAACGTATCCTGGAAGAGGCGCGTTCGATGGCGGCGGTCTACCACGACAACGTCGCGACTTTATTTGAGGTTGGGCAGCGTGACGGAACGCCGTTTCTCGCCATGGAATTGTTGCAGGGAAGCACGCTGGAAGAAGCCTTGCAGCAAGGACGACGCTTCACCTCGGAGGAAGTGGTGGCGATCGCCGATCAAGTCGCACAAGGTTTGGAGGCGGCCCATGAGCGCGGCATCATTCATCGCGACATCAAGCCAGCGAACTTGTGGCTGCAATCGCCAACGGAGCGTGTCAAGATTTTGGACTTCGGTTTGGCGCTGGCTGGGTCGGCCGTTCAAGGATTGGCCAAAGGCGAGAGCGTTGTGGGGACGCCGGGATATCTTTCACCCGAACAAGCTCGCAACGATCATGTGGATGAACGCACGGATCTCTACTCGTTGGGCGTGGTGATGTATGAGTTGTGTGCGGGGAAGGTTCCGTTACTCGCTAACAACACGCCGACGCAATTGGTCAACATTCTCTGCAAGCCACCGTTGCCATTGTCGGAACAAACTCGCGACGGCGAACCGGTTCAGGTGCCCCTCGCATTAGAACAATTGATCATGCGATTGTTGGCGAAAGATCCAGGTGGTCGATATGAATCCGCCACGGCATTGCGACAACGGTTGTCAGAAATTCGGTCGGAGATGGACGCTGAGAAGCAATCTGCGTTGGCCATCCAAATCGACCCCGTGAATTCAGGCGTTGGGGCGGCTGTTCCAAGCGGCGAGGCTGAACAATCCGCGAAGCCAAAACCGTCCCGTTCGCGAATGGCTTGGATCGTTGTGTTGGCTGCTTGTGTGCTGGGCATCGTGGTTGGCTTGGGTTGGTGGGCTTTGGGTACGTCGCAGCAAGCCACTCAGTCACTTGCGTCGGTTCCTGCTATCGAAGCCAAACCCGAAGCTCCTGCGGTTTTAGCGTCGGAGTTGACACAGTTGAAGTTGACCGGGAATGTGATCGCGAATCCGGAAGTGGCGGTTGGTGAGATGGCCCGTTTTCGGCTGCAGCTTTCCAATCAAGCCGAATCGTCGGAAACTGATCCTCGCGTTCAATTTTCTGATGCCAAGCAAATTGCGCGCATCACCACCTACCTTCAGCAGGAAGGGATGCCAAAACGAAAGGCCCCGGCGTTTCCTCGATCGTTCTCACCGCGGCAGCTTCCTGGTCCCGGCGAGACTCAATCGATTGAGGTGCAGTTCTTAGCCAGCAACTTGGCACAGGAACGTTTCGATATTTTGTTCGAACTGCAGTCTCCGGCCGGTGCGGTGGTGGATTCGAAACGCACGCAGATGGACGTTGTCGAGAACCTTCGCACGGGTGATTTGCTCGGGTTCCAAACCGTGCGAACGTTGGCGGGGCAAGGTGCGGATACGTTTGTGCAGCGAGGATCCGGAGAGAACTTTGGAAAGAAGCCGTATGTGGAAGTTCATCGGTCTGGCAAAGAGCAAGGCTATGCGTTGAAGATCGCCGTGCTTCGTTTCGACTTGACGCAATTGGATCCGCCATCCGGGGCCGGCGGAGAATCAGCGAAATCGGTGTTGGCACGAATCGACCGTTCGGCTTTGTTGCTGAGCGTCGCTCCTGATTCCCTCGCATCACTTTTCAACGTTCAGGTGCACGGGTGGCCGGATGACGTTTTGGGGGCGGATGGCATGGGGCCACGGAAGTGGCAGGAGGCCTCCGAATCGGACTCGCAACTCAAATACGAGCGGGCACCTTGGAAAGACGGGTTCGAGCAGTTGGTGCCGCTGGGCGAGTTTGAATTTGACAACGCCGCACAAGTGCTGAAGGACAAACCCGACGCCGTTCGATTCGTTTCCAAAGCCATGGACGAGTTTCTTCGCACGTCGTCAGGAGTGGTCACGTTGGTGCTGTGGACGAAGTCGTGGACCAACCACCCCAGTCGGTTTCATTCCCAAGAACGATCGCCCGAATTGGCACCGGCGATGGCGGTGCGTTGGAAGACGGAGCCACCGGCACCCTGAGTCGGCAAACGAGCTGGCTCAATGGGTATTGCCGGAGCGATCCAATTTGACATGAGTTCTTCGCCCGAGGGCATTTGTGGCCCGCGTGCATTTGTGGATCAGACGCTCGTCGCTGAGTTACAATGCGGGCATGAACCCACCGGCTGTGTCTTCCTCTGAACCC containing:
- a CDS encoding membrane or secreted protein gives rise to the protein MNFQRVQVADKRVINPTPTYLRNIVDRPRTRDGVVLQLMAAAFTLCLFGSQLNAQEAETDAAVEASETERPVLMTALKLLPDTAAGIVRIPNLTVLCDSWQKTTLSGITDDPAMKPLIEANFGSQGAVWEKLGDKVGLRPKEIYEIATGEVIAVWLPFENDNRRPSSVCVVADIRGKHAEAEKVLARVDQDLKADGATREDVTRGGETVRIYRPKTRPGQLKIEQVVVSLTDDRLIASDRDSVIFEVLDAIENDGRDDSLDKAPLLRTVWKQALSRSDIEQEGSQVEWFVKPLTMGRIIRDVAKVDRGNKVRILNLLENQGFDALQAAGGIVVVGQGKFDLLHRGYVHAPPVTDKPSRYRLAARMLQFPNTKLDEIPAWVPANTASVSRINWKIEEAFWAAETLVDEAFDNEIFRPSIEGIRDDEEGPQIDIENNVLPNLSEHLLLLTDNTLPATVNSERVLVAIEVRDAKAIGTAVRKAMEVEPDVFQVDTVPGVEIWQVKHGSGEDELDDEFFDDLGFEEEIDEQQAPILNTWAIAMVPAGKGSTKPHLVFSSHVDLLVDVAKRMQSGQGEKLADLDEVKDLLQMTRDMGADEVAFQRVVRLRQSLRAKYELQRQGELKNSDSVLASLVRRMFEDDEAESDEPIERLNVGKWPAFSEVEKYFRNAFGFVETTDSGWNLNGFLLK
- the queC gene encoding 7-cyano-7-deazaguanine synthase QueC; this translates as MINGVDSTNAPRAVILLSGGLDSATCVAIARDQGFEVHAISFRYGQRHNGELDRAAKQAQLMQVASHRIIDIDLAQLGGSALVDSSIAVPKSDHVDKIAGDIPVTYVPARNTIFLSYALAVAEVLGSRDIFIGVNALDYSGYPDCRPEFIDAFQTMARLATKAGVEDEQSLSIHTPLLHWTKAEIIQRGIELGVDYSQTLSCYDPQGAGEDARPCGQCDACLLRAKGFAENEIADPALS
- the purB gene encoding adenylosuccinate lyase; amino-acid sequence: MTESQETPYQNPLIERYASREMAFHWGPQRRFASWRKVWIALAEAEQELGISITDAQIAQLKEFENTLNLDAAAKYERELRHDVMAHVHAYGDQCPDARGIIHLGATSCFVTDNADLLLIREALELTAKRLAATIDQMAKFAAEHRDLPCLAFTHFQPAQPTTVGKRACLWIYDLVLDLEAIEHRLEMLRARSAKGTTGTQASFLELFSGDQAKVRELEKRVAEKLSFDSVYAVTGQTYPRKVDAQLLDALSGIGQSLHKIATDIRLLAGRKEVEEPFEKKQIGSSAMAYKRNPMRSERICALGRFVMSLQSSPAMTAATQWMERTLDDSANRRLVIPQAFLAIDAALVLMQNVADGMVVYPATIAKNLNAELPFMATENILMQAVAAGGDRQDLHEQIRVHSQAAALEVKQNARDNDLLERLKGDENFAGIDLDAALDPAAYVGRAPQQVDEFMEAVIEPIRQRYSGASDLSVEVKV
- a CDS encoding serine/threonine-protein kinase, which translates into the protein MTEPSSVPNAAPETSGDLPDTLGSIGPYRLMELLGKGGMGEVYRAEDTRLQRTVALKVMNERFSKSPNSRKRILEEARSMAAVYHDNVATLFEVGQRDGTPFLAMELLQGSTLEEALQQGRRFTSEEVVAIADQVAQGLEAAHERGIIHRDIKPANLWLQSPTERVKILDFGLALAGSAVQGLAKGESVVGTPGYLSPEQARNDHVDERTDLYSLGVVMYELCAGKVPLLANNTPTQLVNILCKPPLPLSEQTRDGEPVQVPLALEQLIMRLLAKDPGGRYESATALRQRLSEIRSEMDAEKQSALAIQIDPVNSGVGAAVPSGEAEQSAKPKPSRSRMAWIVVLAACVLGIVVGLGWWALGTSQQATQSLASVPAIEAKPEAPAVLASELTQLKLTGNVIANPEVAVGEMARFRLQLSNQAESSETDPRVQFSDAKQIARITTYLQQEGMPKRKAPAFPRSFSPRQLPGPGETQSIEVQFLASNLAQERFDILFELQSPAGAVVDSKRTQMDVVENLRTGDLLGFQTVRTLAGQGADTFVQRGSGENFGKKPYVEVHRSGKEQGYALKIAVLRFDLTQLDPPSGAGGESAKSVLARIDRSALLLSVAPDSLASLFNVQVHGWPDDVLGADGMGPRKWQEASESDSQLKYERAPWKDGFEQLVPLGEFEFDNAAQVLKDKPDAVRFVSKAMDEFLRTSSGVVTLVLWTKSWTNHPSRFHSQERSPELAPAMAVRWKTEPPAP
- a CDS encoding 3'-5' exoribonuclease YhaM family protein — its product is MSRSAIQDLSDGQTLAQSFQAADKQLRVNRQGGKYILLKLSDRSGTIVGMMWNADETTFDTFDRGDFIHCSGRTQIHNGALQMIVTEIQRMDPAEVDSSDFDRFDADQAESNLTRLRELLATISHPHLDALVQTYLKDEAFLQSFQLAAAAVTNHHAYPGGLLEHTVNMMELVRLISPRYGNLDTDLLMVGAFLHDLGKIDELKSSGEISYTDRGQLVGHIVIGVQRLNEKIAETESASGNTFPTELRHQLEHLVVSHHGLQEYGSPKIPVTLEAIALNHIDNLDAKLASYTSIIESDVAADGNWTNYHPSIGRKLWKGQS